attttttattttgagatcaaaatgttattttttttatatcattattattgaaatatGTTAGATTATGGAAACTTTTTGAAAACGATCGTAATGGAATTATAATTACACggtttcttctatcgtgtgggttgttaggtggatgacGATTCTCTACAACcccaccagggttattattgagccgtcaaggGCTCCTGACgtggctaatgtaacgactatgtcATACGTTGAACAGTCAGTAGTATTAAATAAGTTTGGTAGATATATAAGGAAAGTTCATCATTATCAGACGTACGACGCCTactgctgagcataggcctccccaaggatctccacgacgatcagtcctgcgctgctcgcattcagcggcttcccgcgaccttcaccagatcgtcggtccactttgtagcgggcctacccactgagcgtagTCTGATGTCGGATATATTGGAAAAGTTAAgtagttaattataataatttatgtcacTCTTACGCAGTGCCTTCGGGCATGTCGAGTGTGATGGAGTCACTGCACGATGAAACGCAGAAGATGTACCCGATGACGCCGATGACCACGTAGAGCGTCACAATGAAGGCCATGCCGAGGTTTAGGACGCCTAATGGCTTCCCGAAGTCCTTTGGCGATTCCATGTTGTTTTCCAGAGCGACCACCTATCGACATATATATCAATGTCAAACATCAATGTTTACCTAATCAGATATCCCCAATAGGTATATACCGTTAACGAATTCTAATCTTAATTTTAATCTCTGCATCAGATTCttccattttcattttttttacgctactttacttaatacaatacgttatgctttttattttatacgagTAACTCGTGATTATGATTAGCAAAGCCATGcgaaatgtaagtaggtagttacaatacaaaatactCACCACTCCAACAGCTGTGAGCGCAAATAATGTGGTACCAAAAAACAAAGGGAATTCGGCTAATGAACCAAATAAGTCCAGAGGCTCGGTAGATTTTTCTGCTGTGAGTAGATAATACACAACGATTCCCAGGCCCACAAGGGTCAGGAAATTTGCGAAATTTGAGAACGGAGCTAAAATCTTCAGATGCCGTATGCAATTGGCTGCTATCAGCGGCAGCATGATTATCAGCATGTGCACTTCTATTGACATTTCATAGTACGGGTCCACTATCTGAAAtcaatatttaagtacctaaattatCCATGGTAAAATTGGTTATTGCATAGCTCTATACTTTCACAACTTTTCGCTTAGATAATATagtaaattgtttaaataagtaatgataTTGTAGTGACACATTCGTTGTCTTGAAATAGTTCCTAGGTAAATGTGTAAAAAGCTGACGAATCATTCAAGTCTCAGGAGTTGAGTGAGATGAATGAACgcttaaattacttatacagAAACACGTGCCACACCCGTTTGTCTGGCTATTAAACCGCTGTTGATTGATATTGATGCGCTGTATTGATCACACGGAGATGGTGTCACGAATGCACATTAattaatatacattattatgaaATTGACTTTAGGTTACCTTTTTGAATGTGCCGGCGATGAACACAGTATACACGCAGCAGATGCCAAGTTGGTACACGACGAGGAACACGTCAACTACGACGGCAGAGCTCTTGGCGAACCTCCTCAGCGGACGGGGACCGATTTCTAGAGCTGCCACCATAGACTCAGGGTACGTGAGAAGAGGCACGCGCCGTCGCTTGCACAAGTTGTACTGAGCTTTTACCTACAGATAACATTGAGTTAGTCTAGGTCCTAGTAAGCGTTCATTTCAAGTATACTTGGTCAAATAATACTCACCAACACATGCAAACAATGTGTAATCATGCCTCCGATGATGATGGTGGCGATAACTCCAGTGATGAGACCGGAGCGAGAGAAAGCCTGAGGCATCGCCAGAATTCCAGTCCCCAAGCTGCATTTTAGCAGATGCACCAACGTTTCAATATTACTGCAAAAGATTAACTCTTAACTATCAAATTGCAATGAGTTTTACATATTTAACCTTAATTAAGTGTAATTTACCTTGTAGGTTTCTCAACTACGCGATGTAAATGAGGATCGTAGTCTTCATTATCGCTATCTCTGAAAAAAGTGATGTTCT
This genomic interval from Pectinophora gossypiella chromosome Z, ilPecGoss1.1, whole genome shotgun sequence contains the following:
- the LOC126380463 gene encoding proton-coupled amino acid transporter-like protein CG1139; this encodes MGEEKESEAVRLQRVDNTGSPDSDNEDYDPHLHRVVEKPTSNIETLVHLLKCSLGTGILAMPQAFSRSGLITGVIATIIIGGMITHCLHVLVKAQYNLCKRRRVPLLTYPESMVAALEIGPRPLRRFAKSSAVVVDVFLVVYQLGICCVYTVFIAGTFKKIVDPYYEMSIEVHMLIIMLPLIAANCIRHLKILAPFSNFANFLTLVGLGIVVYYLLTAEKSTEPLDLFGSLAEFPLFFGTTLFALTAVGVVVALENNMESPKDFGKPLGVLNLGMAFIVTLYVVIGVIGYIFCVSSCSDSITLDMPEGTALTISVLVMYAIAILISYVLQCYVPVEILWKTYTKPQLEKRGYIKLLRWEYALRILVCLLTFVLAVSVPRLGLFISLFGALCLSALGMMFPAFMEVCVAMPDKFGPGKIILIKDIILFIIGLFGMVVGTYSTVVAIIKSFQ